From one Pseudomonas sp. S35 genomic stretch:
- the cyoA gene encoding ubiquinol oxidase subunit II, translated as MSKNRYPRLLGFLPLLGMMLMLGGCKWTLMDPKGQIGLDQRNLIITATLLMLLVVVPVIIMTFAFAWKYRASNTSATYAPKWSHSTKIEIAVWLVPILIIIALGYITYKSTHELDPYRPLESDVAPINIEVVALDWKWLFIYPDLGIATVNQIRFPENTPLNFRITSDAVMNSFFIPALGGQIYAMAGMQTRLHLIANEKAEMEGISANYSGAGFTGMKFKAISTSQEDFNAWVAEVKAAPKQLDQAEYDALTKPSQNNPVALYSTYEPNLFQKIVDKYEGMKPGKPVKHEKKEVAAVEGSDTGSHSTAGAEE; from the coding sequence ATGAGTAAAAACAGGTACCCCCGATTACTAGGCTTTTTGCCGCTGCTTGGCATGATGTTAATGCTGGGAGGCTGCAAGTGGACCTTGATGGACCCAAAAGGACAGATCGGTCTGGATCAACGAAACCTGATCATCACCGCCACGCTGCTGATGCTGTTGGTCGTGGTGCCTGTGATCATCATGACCTTCGCCTTCGCCTGGAAATACCGCGCGTCGAACACCAGCGCTACCTACGCGCCTAAGTGGTCGCACTCCACCAAGATCGAAATCGCGGTGTGGCTGGTTCCGATCCTCATCATCATCGCCCTGGGTTACATCACCTATAAGTCGACCCATGAGCTGGACCCGTACCGTCCGCTGGAGTCCGACGTTGCGCCGATCAACATCGAAGTGGTTGCGCTGGACTGGAAGTGGCTGTTCATCTACCCAGACCTGGGTATCGCCACGGTCAACCAGATCCGCTTCCCGGAGAACACTCCGCTCAACTTCCGGATCACCTCCGACGCCGTGATGAACTCGTTCTTCATCCCAGCCCTGGGCGGTCAGATCTACGCGATGGCAGGCATGCAGACCCGCCTGCACCTGATCGCCAACGAAAAAGCTGAAATGGAAGGCATCTCCGCGAACTACAGCGGCGCTGGCTTCACCGGCATGAAATTCAAAGCGATCTCGACGAGCCAGGAAGATTTCAACGCCTGGGTAGCCGAAGTCAAGGCCGCACCTAAACAGCTTGATCAAGCTGAATACGACGCCCTGACCAAACCAAGCCAGAACAACCCAGTCGCCCTGTACTCCACGTATGAGCCGAACCTGTTTCAGAAAATCGTCGACAAGTACGAAGGTATGAAGCCAGGCAAGCCGGTCAAGCACGAGAAGAAAGAAGTGGCCGCGGTTGAAGGTTCTGACACGGGCTCGCATTCAACTGCTGGGGCAGAGGAGTAA
- a CDS encoding disulfide bond formation protein B has protein sequence MTDELRLGRERRFLVLLGIICLALIGGALYMQVVLGEAPCPLCILQRYALLLIAIFAFIGAAMRRKGALTFFEGLVVLSALGGVAAAGHHVYTQFFPQVSCGIDVLQPIVDDLPLAKVFPLGFQVDGFCSTPYPPVLGLSLAQWALVAFVLTVILVPLGIYRNRQRKA, from the coding sequence ATGACTGACGAATTGCGTTTAGGCAGGGAGCGGCGCTTTCTGGTGTTGCTGGGCATCATCTGCCTGGCACTCATCGGCGGGGCGCTGTACATGCAGGTGGTGCTGGGCGAGGCACCGTGCCCGCTGTGTATCCTGCAACGCTATGCCTTGCTGTTGATTGCGATCTTCGCGTTTATCGGCGCCGCCATGCGACGCAAAGGCGCGCTGACCTTTTTCGAAGGCCTGGTGGTGCTCAGCGCCCTCGGCGGGGTGGCTGCGGCCGGTCATCATGTGTACACCCAATTCTTTCCGCAGGTCAGCTGCGGCATCGACGTGCTGCAACCCATCGTTGATGACCTGCCCCTGGCCAAGGTCTTCCCGCTGGGCTTCCAGGTCGATGGTTTCTGCAGCACGCCGTATCCGCCGGTACTGGGCCTGTCCCTGGCGCAATGGGCACTGGTGGCGTTTGTGCTGACGGTGATCCTGGTTCCGCTGGGCATCTATCGCAATCGCCAACGCAAGGCCTGA
- the hmpA gene encoding NO-inducible flavohemoprotein has protein sequence MLSAQDRAIVKSTVPLLESGGEALITHFYRMMLSEYPEVRPLFNQAHQASGDQPRALANGVLMYARHIDQLDQLGDLVAKIINKHVALQILPEHYPIVGACLLRAISEVLGSEIATPEVMTAWGNAYGQLADILIGAEAAIYDEKAQALGGWRGARPFLLVKRVEESDEIISFYFAPVDNGPILAAAPGQYIGMKLVLEGEEVRRNYSLSALSDAGLYRISVKREAGGRVSSYLHDQLHVGATIDLFPPSGEFTLAASDKPLVLISGGVGITPTLPMLEAALATQRPVHFIHCARNGGVHAFRDWVDGLAAQHPQLKRFYCYAEDDGVSPAADKVGLLSQEQLAAWLPEQRDVDAYFLGPKGFMAAIKRHLKALGVPEKQSRYEFFGPAAALE, from the coding sequence ATGCTTAGTGCCCAAGACCGTGCCATCGTCAAATCCACCGTGCCCCTGCTGGAAAGTGGCGGCGAAGCGCTGATCACCCATTTCTACCGCATGATGCTCAGCGAGTACCCAGAGGTTCGCCCGCTGTTCAACCAGGCCCACCAGGCCAGCGGTGACCAGCCCCGCGCCCTGGCCAACGGCGTGTTGATGTACGCGCGGCATATCGACCAACTCGACCAACTGGGCGACCTGGTGGCGAAGATTATCAATAAGCATGTGGCCTTGCAGATCCTGCCCGAGCACTACCCGATCGTCGGCGCCTGCCTGCTGCGCGCTATCTCCGAGGTGCTGGGTAGCGAGATTGCCACGCCTGAAGTCATGACGGCCTGGGGGAATGCCTACGGCCAGTTGGCGGATATTCTGATTGGCGCCGAGGCGGCGATCTACGACGAGAAAGCCCAGGCCCTTGGCGGCTGGCGCGGTGCGCGGCCGTTCCTGCTGGTCAAACGGGTGGAGGAGAGCGATGAGATCATTTCGTTCTACTTCGCCCCAGTGGACAACGGCCCGATTCTCGCCGCGGCCCCGGGCCAATACATCGGCATGAAGCTGGTGCTGGAGGGGGAGGAAGTGCGCCGCAATTATTCGCTGTCGGCCTTGAGCGATGCCGGCCTGTACCGCATTAGCGTCAAGCGCGAAGCCGGTGGGCGGGTATCCAGCTACCTGCACGACCAACTGCATGTCGGGGCGACCATCGACCTGTTCCCGCCGTCGGGCGAGTTCACCCTGGCGGCCAGCGACAAACCGCTGGTGTTGATCAGCGGTGGCGTGGGCATCACACCGACGTTGCCGATGCTCGAAGCGGCCCTGGCTACCCAGCGTCCGGTGCACTTTATCCACTGCGCGCGTAACGGCGGGGTGCATGCGTTCCGCGATTGGGTCGATGGCCTGGCGGCGCAGCATCCGCAGCTCAAGCGTTTCTATTGCTATGCCGAGGATGACGGCGTGAGCCCGGCGGCGGATAAAGTCGGCCTGCTGAGCCAGGAGCAACTGGCCGCGTGGCTGCCTGAACAGCGCGATGTGGATGCGTACTTCCTGGGCCCTAAAGGTTTCATGGCCGCGATCAAGCGCCACCTCAAGGCCTTGGGCGTGCCGGAGAAACAGAGCCGCTACGAGTTCTTCGGCCCGGCGGCGGCCTTGGAGTAA
- the norR gene encoding nitric oxide reductase transcriptional regulator NorR, with protein sequence MTAQSLLTTLLPLVADLSRDLPEGERYRRLLQAMRALLPCDAAALLRLDGEWLVPLAVDGLSADTLGRRFKVSEHPRFAVLLGSPGPTRFDSDSELPDPYDGLVDGLHGHLQVHDCMGCPLFVDDQPWGLLTLDALDTERFERVELDALQAFASLAAATVNAAERIERLALRAEDEHQRAEIYRQASGQQHKEMIGQSKTHKRLVEEIKLVGGSDLTVLITGETGVGKELVAQAIHAASSRADKPLISLNCAALPETLVESELFGHVRGAFTGALNERRGKFELANGGTLFLDEVGELSLAVQAKLLRVLQSGQLQRLGSDKEHHVDVRLIAATNRDLADEVRNGRYRADFYHRLSVYPLQVPALRERGRDVLLLAGYFLEQNRSRMGLGSLRLSSDAQAALLAYNWPGNVRELEHLIGRSALKALGNSRERPRILSLSALDLDLPDVSAPMIEAPAETALAVTGDLRQATEAYQRQVINACLERHQHNWASAARELGLDRANLGRMAKRLGLK encoded by the coding sequence ATGACTGCGCAATCGCTGCTCACCACCCTGCTGCCGCTAGTCGCCGACCTGTCCCGCGACCTGCCCGAGGGCGAACGTTACCGCCGTCTGCTGCAAGCCATGCGCGCCCTGCTGCCGTGCGATGCTGCCGCGTTGTTACGCCTGGACGGGGAATGGCTGGTGCCCCTGGCGGTCGACGGCTTGAGCGCCGACACCCTGGGCCGGCGCTTCAAGGTCAGCGAGCACCCGCGCTTCGCCGTACTGCTGGGCAGCCCCGGCCCGACGCGCTTCGACAGTGACAGCGAATTGCCCGACCCCTACGACGGCCTGGTCGATGGCCTCCACGGGCACCTGCAAGTCCACGACTGCATGGGTTGCCCATTGTTCGTCGACGACCAGCCCTGGGGCCTGCTGACCCTGGACGCCCTCGACACCGAGCGCTTCGAACGGGTTGAACTGGATGCCCTGCAAGCCTTCGCCAGCCTCGCCGCGGCCACCGTCAACGCAGCCGAACGCATCGAGCGCCTGGCCCTGCGCGCCGAGGACGAACACCAACGCGCCGAGATCTATCGCCAGGCCAGCGGCCAGCAGCACAAGGAAATGATCGGCCAGAGCAAGACCCACAAGCGTCTGGTCGAAGAAATCAAACTGGTGGGCGGCAGCGACCTCACCGTGCTGATCACCGGCGAAACCGGGGTGGGCAAAGAGTTGGTGGCCCAGGCCATCCACGCCGCGTCGTCCCGGGCGGATAAACCGTTGATCAGCCTCAACTGCGCCGCCCTGCCGGAAACCCTGGTGGAAAGCGAGTTGTTCGGCCACGTCCGCGGGGCCTTCACCGGCGCGCTGAACGAGCGCCGGGGCAAGTTCGAACTGGCCAATGGCGGCACCTTGTTCCTGGATGAAGTGGGTGAACTGTCGCTGGCCGTGCAGGCCAAGTTGCTGCGGGTGCTGCAAAGCGGCCAGTTGCAGCGCCTGGGCTCGGACAAGGAGCACCACGTGGACGTGCGCCTGATCGCCGCCACCAACCGCGACCTCGCCGACGAAGTGCGCAACGGCCGCTACCGCGCCGACTTCTACCACCGCCTGAGCGTGTACCCACTGCAAGTGCCGGCCTTGCGCGAGCGCGGGCGTGATGTATTGCTGCTGGCGGGCTACTTCCTCGAACAGAACCGCTCACGCATGGGGCTGGGCAGTCTGCGCCTGAGCAGCGACGCCCAGGCGGCGCTGCTGGCCTATAACTGGCCGGGCAATGTGCGCGAGCTGGAGCATTTGATCGGACGCAGCGCGTTGAAAGCCCTGGGTAACAGTCGCGAACGGCCGAGGATTCTGAGCTTGAGCGCCCTGGATCTGGACTTGCCCGATGTCAGCGCGCCGATGATCGAAGCACCGGCAGAAACAGCCTTGGCCGTTACCGGCGATCTGCGCCAGGCCACAGAGGCCTACCAGCGCCAAGTGATCAACGCCTGCCTGGAGCGCCACCAGCACAACTGGGCCAGCGCCGCCCGCGAACTGGGCCTGGACCGCGCCAACCTCGGTCGTATGGCCAAGCGCCTCGGACTGAAATAG
- a CDS encoding DMT family transporter, whose product MNLSLYLLTVLIWGTTWIALKWQLGVVAIPVSIVYRFGLAALVLFALLLLSRKLQVMNRRGHLICLAQGLCLFCVNFMCFLTASQWIPSGLVAVVFSTATLWNALNARVFFGQRVARNVLMGGGLGLAGLGLLFWPELVGHTASPQTLLGLGLALLGTMCFSAGNMLSSLQQKAGLRPLTTNAWGMLYGALMLATYCLVRGIAFEMDWSARYLGALWYLVIPGSVIGFTAYLTLVGRMGPERAAYCTVLFPVVALNVSAFAEGYQWTAPALAGLVLVMLGNVLVFRKPKVAQPVNPILQAKQV is encoded by the coding sequence ATGAACCTTTCCCTGTATTTACTCACCGTGCTGATCTGGGGCACCACCTGGATCGCCCTCAAATGGCAACTGGGCGTGGTGGCGATTCCCGTGTCCATCGTCTATCGCTTCGGCTTGGCGGCGCTGGTGTTGTTTGCGCTGTTGCTGCTCAGCCGCAAGTTGCAGGTGATGAACCGGCGCGGGCATCTGATCTGCCTGGCCCAGGGGTTGTGCCTGTTCTGCGTCAACTTCATGTGCTTCCTGACTGCCAGCCAGTGGATCCCCAGCGGCCTGGTGGCGGTGGTGTTTTCCACGGCCACGCTATGGAATGCGCTGAACGCCCGGGTATTTTTCGGCCAGCGGGTGGCGCGCAATGTGTTGATGGGCGGCGGTCTCGGCCTGGCGGGGTTGGGCCTGTTGTTCTGGCCAGAGCTCGTGGGGCACACCGCCAGCCCGCAGACGTTGCTGGGCCTGGGCTTGGCGCTGCTGGGGACGATGTGTTTCTCGGCGGGCAATATGCTGTCGAGCCTGCAACAGAAGGCCGGCCTGAGGCCGCTGACCACCAATGCCTGGGGCATGTTGTACGGAGCCTTGATGCTGGCGACCTACTGTCTGGTGCGCGGCATTGCGTTTGAGATGGACTGGAGCGCACGTTACCTCGGTGCGCTGTGGTACCTGGTGATTCCGGGGTCGGTGATTGGGTTTACCGCTTACCTGACGTTGGTAGGGCGCATGGGGCCGGAGCGTGCGGCGTATTGCACGGTGCTGTTCCCGGTGGTCGCGCTGAATGTGTCGGCGTTTGCCGAAGGTTACCAGTGGACCGCACCGGCGCTGGCGGGGTTGGTGCTGGTGATGCTGGGGAATGTGTTGGTGTTTCGTAAGCCCAAGGTGGCTCAGCCGGTGAATCCGATCCTTCAGGCAAAGCAGGTCTAG
- a CDS encoding AraC family transcriptional regulator: MSDLESLQVFQALNRSPNARLEACAELGDGLSAALWSNHHDSQDYQAPSHHTLSCYVGGGTGTFRRDQPGTKGGPDKLCILPAEHQSAWVINGEVRLAHVYFSPEQFALGCVTLLDREPRTLELRESTFLEDGRLAQRFHQLIALNWHEPGERLLTSSLAHEMLSHTLLSQVGAREGLRLKGGLAAYQRRLLVDYIDQHLEEPISLGQLAGLCALSEYHFARMFRQSFGLPPHQYLLARRLTRAQHLLRSGALPLGEIALLCGFSSASHFTHRFRQAMGATPGDYRQAFI; encoded by the coding sequence ATGTCAGATCTGGAATCCCTGCAAGTCTTTCAAGCCCTTAACCGCTCGCCCAACGCACGCCTTGAGGCCTGCGCCGAGCTCGGTGACGGCTTGTCGGCGGCCTTGTGGAGCAACCATCACGATTCCCAGGATTACCAGGCGCCCAGCCATCACACCTTGTCCTGCTACGTCGGCGGCGGCACCGGCACGTTCCGGCGTGACCAGCCGGGCACCAAGGGCGGGCCCGACAAGCTGTGCATCCTGCCCGCCGAACACCAGTCCGCCTGGGTGATCAACGGTGAAGTCCGCCTGGCCCATGTGTATTTCAGCCCGGAACAATTTGCCTTGGGCTGCGTCACCCTGCTCGACCGTGAGCCACGCACGCTGGAACTGCGGGAAAGCACCTTCCTGGAAGACGGACGCCTTGCACAACGCTTCCACCAGTTGATCGCCCTCAACTGGCACGAGCCCGGCGAGCGTTTGCTGACCAGCAGCCTGGCCCATGAAATGCTCAGCCACACCTTGCTCAGCCAAGTGGGCGCCCGCGAGGGTTTGCGTTTGAAAGGCGGGCTGGCGGCGTACCAGCGACGGCTGTTGGTGGACTACATCGACCAACACCTGGAAGAGCCGATCAGCCTCGGGCAATTGGCCGGCCTGTGCGCGCTGTCGGAATACCACTTCGCACGGATGTTCCGCCAGAGCTTCGGCCTGCCGCCCCATCAATACCTGTTGGCGCGCCGGCTCACACGGGCGCAACACCTATTGCGCAGCGGTGCCCTGCCCCTGGGCGAAATTGCCTTACTGTGCGGTTTCTCCAGCGCCAGCCACTTCACCCATCGCTTCCGCCAGGCCATGGGCGCCACGCCGGGCGACTACCGCCAAGCGTTCATCTAG